One window of the Desmospora profundinema genome contains the following:
- the murA gene encoding UDP-N-acetylglucosamine 1-carboxyvinyltransferase: MEKIIVRGGNRLKGRVKVHGAKNAVLPIIAASILPARGTNIIQDIPMLEDVKTITQLLQSLGITTELKDESVTVNAEQVNVTEAPYDLVRKMRASFLVMGPLLARKKHGRIPLPGGCAIGSRPIDQHLKGLEAMGAEFEIEQGAIEGRVPDRLRGARIYLDVASVGATENIMMAAALAEGRTIIENAACEPEIVDLANFINAMGGRVRGAGTDTIRIDGVDFLHGTDYTVIPDRIEAGTYMVAGAITRGEVFVEGAIPDHLNPLIAKMREMGIDVLEGENGIHVRAESPLKPVDVKTLPYPGFPTDMQSQMMALLLTAEGNGMLTETVFENRFMHVEEMKRMGAKMKIDGRSVLIEGGQPLSGAQVKATDLRAGAALVLAGLVAEGETEVTELHHIDRGYVGLVEKLAALGADIMRVKETEGEIRRVQQHSYA, encoded by the coding sequence TTGGAAAAAATCATCGTACGAGGCGGCAACCGGTTGAAAGGCCGCGTCAAGGTTCATGGGGCCAAAAACGCCGTCTTGCCGATCATTGCCGCTTCTATCCTGCCAGCACGAGGAACCAACATCATCCAGGACATTCCGATGTTGGAAGACGTCAAAACGATTACGCAACTGTTGCAAAGCCTGGGAATCACCACGGAACTGAAGGATGAGTCCGTTACCGTCAATGCCGAGCAGGTGAATGTGACAGAAGCACCCTATGATCTGGTCAGGAAGATGAGAGCCTCCTTTTTGGTTATGGGACCGCTGTTGGCGCGTAAAAAACATGGTCGGATCCCGTTGCCGGGCGGCTGTGCCATCGGTAGCCGCCCTATCGATCAACACTTAAAAGGTCTGGAAGCGATGGGTGCCGAGTTTGAGATTGAGCAAGGAGCGATTGAAGGGCGCGTGCCGGACCGCTTGCGGGGCGCTCGCATTTACTTGGATGTAGCTAGTGTGGGGGCTACGGAAAACATCATGATGGCCGCCGCATTGGCAGAAGGGCGGACCATCATTGAGAACGCTGCCTGTGAACCGGAAATCGTCGACTTGGCCAACTTCATCAATGCCATGGGTGGACGCGTGCGCGGAGCGGGGACAGACACCATCCGCATCGACGGGGTGGATTTCCTGCACGGCACGGATTATACGGTTATTCCCGACCGCATCGAAGCCGGGACCTATATGGTGGCGGGGGCCATCACCCGGGGTGAAGTTTTTGTGGAAGGGGCGATCCCGGACCATCTAAACCCCCTGATCGCCAAAATGAGGGAAATGGGCATTGATGTGTTGGAAGGGGAAAACGGCATTCACGTTCGAGCGGAATCCCCTCTCAAGCCCGTTGATGTGAAGACGTTGCCTTATCCCGGTTTCCCCACGGACATGCAGTCACAAATGATGGCGCTTCTGCTGACGGCGGAAGGGAACGGGATGTTGACGGAAACGGTGTTTGAAAACCGGTTTATGCATGTGGAAGAAATGAAACGGATGGGGGCTAAGATGAAGATCGATGGCCGATCCGTCTTGATTGAAGGTGGGCAGCCTCTGTCGGGAGCCCAAGTGAAAGCGACCGATCTGCGTGCCGGTGCCGCGCTGGTGTTGGCCGGATTGGTGGCAGAAGGGGAAACGGAAGTGACGGAGCTTCACCACATCGACCGGGGTTACGTGGGGCTCGTCGAAAAGCTGGCTGCTCTCGGTGCTGATATTATGCGTGTGAAGGAAACAGAGGGAGAAATTCGCCGGGTTCAACAGCACTCATACGCTTAG
- a CDS encoding DUF1146 family protein, whose product MDGATGFAVSALVNIMISLICIAISWWVLLNVRLDLFLRDPRHVQAKALQVLLAIVLGHGLATFIIDYSGWSRTISLFFG is encoded by the coding sequence ATGGATGGAGCGACGGGCTTTGCTGTCAGTGCCCTCGTCAACATCATGATATCCTTGATCTGTATCGCTATCAGTTGGTGGGTGTTGTTAAACGTTCGCTTGGATCTTTTTTTGCGGGATCCTCGACATGTGCAAGCCAAAGCGCTGCAAGTTTTGCTGGCCATCGTACTGGGGCATGGTCTGGCTACCTTTATTATCGATTACTCCGGTTGGTCCCGGACCATTAGCCTGTTTTTTGGTTGA
- a CDS encoding NAD-dependent malic enzyme, whose product MPDRNIIRSLFVETPSVPGNLGKVATAIGMAGGDIGEVETVQVGPTSTMRNITIHCDDHEQLEQVLSAVRELGGGILLHTVSDDVLRAHEGGKIQMKSRLDIRSLADLRRVYTPGVADVCRTIQEEPDKARIYTSIGNSVAIVTDGTAILGLGDIGPLAGMPVMEGKAALFDRFVGISGVPILLDTKDPDKIVETVKQISPTFGGILLEDIGSPHCFEVEARLKEALSIPVMHDDQHGTAVVTLAAVISACQSAGVQLKEASVGQIGLGAAGLAIARMFRAYGIERVYGADKSEVAKERLREFGGEPVDGLSQLMERADIVVATTGVPGLIRPEWVRPGQVILALSNPKPEIEPEVALEAGAAYAADGRSVNNVLGFPGIFRGVLNARAREITHPMLVAAAEAIAGYTKKGELVPHPLDPRVHQEVAQAVETVAIQQKSSIQ is encoded by the coding sequence TTGCCGGATAGAAACATCATTCGTTCTCTTTTTGTAGAAACGCCATCTGTACCAGGAAATCTGGGTAAGGTGGCCACCGCGATCGGAATGGCGGGCGGGGACATCGGGGAAGTGGAAACGGTTCAGGTGGGACCCACTTCCACGATGCGGAACATTACCATCCATTGTGATGACCACGAACAACTGGAACAGGTGTTGTCGGCCGTCAGAGAATTGGGTGGCGGTATTCTTCTGCATACGGTGTCCGACGATGTTCTCCGGGCTCACGAAGGTGGTAAAATCCAGATGAAAAGCCGCCTCGATATCCGTTCTTTGGCTGATTTGCGGCGGGTGTACACGCCCGGTGTCGCCGATGTGTGTCGGACGATCCAGGAAGAGCCGGATAAAGCGAGGATTTATACCAGCATCGGCAACTCAGTGGCCATTGTTACCGATGGTACGGCGATTTTGGGGCTGGGTGATATCGGGCCATTGGCAGGCATGCCAGTAATGGAAGGAAAAGCGGCCCTTTTTGACCGATTTGTCGGAATCAGCGGGGTCCCCATCTTGCTGGACACCAAGGACCCGGACAAAATTGTGGAGACCGTTAAACAGATCTCGCCTACTTTTGGCGGCATCTTGTTGGAGGATATTGGATCTCCTCACTGTTTTGAAGTGGAGGCACGTCTAAAAGAAGCGTTGTCCATCCCCGTGATGCATGACGATCAGCATGGGACGGCAGTCGTGACTTTGGCGGCAGTTATTTCTGCCTGTCAAAGTGCGGGTGTCCAACTGAAAGAAGCGTCGGTTGGACAGATTGGTTTGGGGGCCGCTGGTTTAGCCATCGCCCGCATGTTTCGAGCATATGGAATTGAGCGGGTATACGGGGCGGATAAGTCGGAAGTAGCCAAAGAAAGGCTGCGGGAGTTCGGTGGAGAGCCGGTGGATGGTCTCAGTCAATTGATGGAGCGTGCCGATATCGTTGTGGCAACCACTGGTGTTCCCGGACTGATCCGGCCTGAATGGGTTCGTCCCGGCCAGGTGATCCTCGCTCTGTCCAATCCCAAGCCGGAAATCGAACCGGAGGTGGCGCTGGAAGCAGGTGCCGCCTATGCCGCCGATGGACGGTCGGTCAACAATGTGTTGGGCTTTCCGGGAATCTTCCGCGGTGTACTGAACGCCCGAGCGCGGGAAATTACCCATCCGATGCTGGTGGCGGCAGCGGAAGCCATTGCTGGATATACCAAAAAAGGTGAGCTGGTTCCACATCCGCTGGATCCCCGGGTGCACCAGGAAGTGGCGCAGGCAGTGGAAACAGTGGCCATACAGCAGAAATCATCCATTCAGTAA
- a CDS encoding CDP-alcohol phosphatidyltransferase family protein: MNVPNMITLFRFTLIPLYLLLFFSDIPNRMIWAFGVLLLAGLTDVIDGYLARRNHQVTQLGSMLDPLADKLMMLAVFLSLLLTQRIGLAAAVAIFSRDLGMIIASAFFHFRGKTTVPANVMGKLTTVMYYVALSLLMFDQPGAEQFLWGVIGFSFITSFIYLFQFRLLNQKLM, encoded by the coding sequence GTGAATGTGCCCAACATGATCACCTTGTTTCGCTTCACCCTGATCCCTTTGTATTTGCTCTTATTTTTTTCAGATATACCCAATCGGATGATTTGGGCTTTTGGGGTCTTGTTGTTGGCGGGCTTGACGGATGTGATCGATGGTTATCTGGCTCGTCGAAACCATCAAGTGACACAGTTGGGCAGTATGTTGGATCCTTTGGCTGACAAGTTGATGATGTTGGCCGTCTTTCTTTCCCTCCTCCTGACGCAGCGGATCGGTCTGGCTGCCGCAGTGGCCATCTTTTCACGGGACCTGGGGATGATCATTGCGTCTGCTTTTTTTCACTTTCGGGGCAAAACAACCGTTCCTGCCAATGTGATGGGTAAATTGACCACAGTCATGTATTATGTGGCTTTGTCCTTACTGATGTTTGATCAGCCTGGTGCGGAGCAATTCCTGTGGGGAGTCATCGGCTTTTCCTTCATTACCTCTTTTATTTACCTCTTTCAGTTTAGGTTGTTGAACCAAAAATTAATGTGA
- the fabZ gene encoding 3-hydroxyacyl-ACP dehydratase FabZ — protein sequence MEADITKIQEVIPHRYPFLLVDRILECEEGKRAVGVKNVTVNEPFFQGHFPGYPVMPGVLIVEALAQVGSYAVLSLEQNRGKIGFFAGIDRFRFRDQVKPGDTLHMEVEMLRLRASMGKGKGVARVGDRVVAEGELMFAIHEAGR from the coding sequence ATGGAAGCGGATATTACCAAGATTCAGGAAGTGATCCCGCATCGATACCCATTTTTGCTGGTGGACCGCATTTTGGAATGTGAAGAAGGGAAACGGGCGGTTGGTGTGAAAAATGTGACTGTAAACGAACCGTTTTTTCAAGGACATTTTCCGGGATATCCAGTGATGCCGGGTGTTTTAATCGTGGAAGCCTTGGCTCAAGTGGGATCCTACGCTGTATTGAGCTTAGAACAAAACCGCGGTAAAATCGGCTTTTTCGCCGGTATCGACCGATTTCGGTTCCGCGATCAGGTGAAACCGGGGGATACGCTCCATATGGAGGTGGAAATGCTTCGTTTGCGGGCTTCCATGGGAAAAGGAAAAGGAGTGGCCCGTGTCGGAGATCGAGTGGTTGCGGAAGGAGAGTTAATGTTTGCCATCCATGAGGCGGGGCGGTAA
- the spoIIID gene encoding sporulation transcriptional regulator SpoIIID, which yields MHDYIKERTIKIGRYFVETRNTVRKIAKEFGVSKSTVHKDLTERLPEINADLANQVKEILEYHKSIRHLRGGEATKVKYKRSRPQTEKKDLETTAKV from the coding sequence GTGCATGACTACATCAAAGAGCGGACGATTAAAATTGGGCGTTATTTCGTGGAAACCCGCAACACCGTCCGCAAGATCGCAAAAGAGTTTGGGGTTTCCAAAAGCACCGTGCATAAAGATTTGACAGAAAGGCTGCCCGAAATTAACGCCGATTTGGCCAATCAGGTAAAAGAAATACTGGAATACCACAAATCGATTCGTCATCTTCGCGGTGGAGAGGCAACCAAGGTAAAATACAAGCGATCCCGGCCGCAAACGGAAAAAAAGGATTTGGAAACCACCGCAAAGGTTTAG
- a CDS encoding DNA-directed RNA polymerase subunit beta encodes MQGKEQKQPRERGEEQNEQRWNEERDRPPHQDDKLVSEQEQPAETGGPPDEEKVDKDGEEQVEFTAAGTEELPDGKDDGGDAVEWERDQEQAILDQWNLPSPEAPASEESSDQAGDEKQDPQAEKEEADSIPEPGEANEEGDMKQKPAGELIWKKGSDGDEKDSRLEEPADPLPADPLPQEKEEEKNSHPLEEEIDVPTYVPYPSDSPLPVPDTEKTEEADSAKRQIPTVWKVLSFLFLGLPLLAVIALVGGLLIGYSVVGDDPVGDIFSRDLWQHLYNMIYG; translated from the coding sequence ATGCAGGGGAAAGAGCAAAAGCAACCCCGTGAACGGGGAGAGGAACAGAACGAACAACGCTGGAACGAGGAAAGGGATCGTCCGCCACATCAGGATGATAAACTCGTCTCGGAACAGGAACAGCCTGCTGAAACGGGTGGGCCTCCGGATGAGGAAAAGGTGGACAAGGACGGCGAAGAACAGGTGGAGTTCACCGCTGCAGGAACGGAAGAGCTTCCTGACGGCAAGGACGATGGTGGCGACGCGGTTGAATGGGAACGGGATCAAGAGCAGGCGATTTTAGATCAGTGGAACTTACCCTCCCCTGAAGCCCCCGCTTCTGAAGAGTCGTCTGATCAGGCTGGGGACGAGAAACAGGACCCTCAAGCAGAAAAGGAAGAGGCGGACTCCATTCCGGAGCCGGGTGAGGCGAATGAAGAGGGAGACATGAAGCAAAAGCCAGCCGGTGAGTTGATATGGAAAAAAGGATCGGACGGCGATGAAAAGGACTCCCGTCTTGAGGAACCGGCGGATCCATTACCAGCGGATCCACTGCCGCAGGAAAAGGAAGAAGAAAAGAACTCCCATCCGTTAGAAGAAGAGATCGATGTGCCCACATATGTCCCTTATCCGTCAGACTCACCGTTGCCTGTCCCTGATACGGAAAAGACGGAAGAAGCAGATTCGGCCAAACGGCAGATTCCTACCGTATGGAAAGTGCTATCATTTCTCTTTTTGGGACTTCCTCTCTTGGCTGTGATCGCTTTGGTGGGTGGCTTGTTAATCGGCTACAGTGTGGTGGGGGACGACCCTGTCGGTGATATTTTTTCACGCGATCTCTGGCAACATTTGTATAATATGATCTACGGGTAG
- the splB gene encoding spore photoproduct lyase, which yields MKLFQPDRIYFEPRALEYPLGKELYQRYLKSGIPILETTSHNQVRGIPGETELQKYRHAKNTLVVGVRRTLTFDTSKPSAEYAIPLATGCMGHCHYCYLQTTMGKRPYVRVYVNLEDIFQSAEKYIQERLPEITRFEAACTSDPVGIEHITGSLKKAIEFMGQQERGRLRFVTKYSHVDSMLDAKHNRHTRFRFSINADHVVKYFEPGTDPLHKRIEAAGKVARAGYPLGFIIAPLIRFDGWEEGYTHLLKNLRKALPDESFADLTFELITHRFTKTAKQIIQEHYPKTPLDMNEDEREKKWGRYGRTKYVYPLQARMELKEHMESSIQQLFPEAEILYFT from the coding sequence ATGAAGCTTTTTCAACCTGATCGAATTTATTTTGAACCGCGTGCCTTGGAATATCCCCTCGGCAAAGAATTGTACCAACGATACCTAAAAAGCGGCATTCCGATCCTGGAGACCACCTCTCACAACCAAGTCCGTGGAATTCCGGGAGAAACCGAACTGCAAAAGTATCGTCACGCCAAAAATACGCTGGTTGTGGGTGTACGTCGAACATTGACCTTTGATACTTCCAAACCTTCGGCGGAGTACGCCATCCCATTAGCCACCGGATGTATGGGACACTGTCATTACTGCTACCTGCAGACCACTATGGGAAAGCGTCCTTACGTCCGTGTCTACGTCAACCTGGAAGATATCTTTCAGAGCGCTGAAAAGTATATTCAGGAGCGTTTGCCTGAAATCACTCGTTTTGAGGCCGCTTGCACCTCTGACCCAGTCGGGATTGAACATATTACCGGATCCCTGAAAAAAGCGATCGAATTCATGGGACAACAGGAGCGGGGGCGGTTACGATTTGTCACCAAATACAGTCATGTAGATTCGATGCTGGACGCAAAGCATAACCGACACACCCGCTTTCGATTCAGCATCAATGCCGATCATGTGGTTAAATATTTCGAGCCTGGAACGGACCCGCTCCACAAACGGATCGAAGCCGCTGGCAAGGTAGCCCGGGCTGGATATCCCTTGGGATTTATCATAGCCCCGTTGATCCGCTTTGATGGATGGGAGGAAGGATATACGCATCTATTGAAGAATCTGCGGAAAGCGTTGCCTGATGAGTCTTTTGCCGACCTCACTTTTGAATTGATCACACACCGGTTCACCAAAACGGCCAAGCAGATCATCCAAGAACACTACCCCAAAACCCCATTGGATATGAATGAGGATGAACGGGAGAAAAAATGGGGACGTTACGGACGCACCAAATACGTCTACCCCTTGCAGGCGAGGATGGAATTGAAGGAACACATGGAATCGAGCATCCAACAGCTTTTTCCGGAAGCAGAGATTCTCTACTTCACGTGA
- the spoIID gene encoding stage II sporulation protein D produces MHKGILLFVSVLVGLMIILPAALVSMGGGADGGKGSDQPGQPLLSEGPDVKVYLTEEKKVVDVPLEAYIRGVVAAEMPAEFHTEALKAQALAARTYIVDRLERGNFSDMKTWGETAASAHVSDTVQHQVYETDEQLQEKWKEQFEPFSKKVDEAVRSTQGQVILFEGEPIYAAFFSTSNGHTENAEDYFEKSYPYLKSVDSSWDLQSPKFADEKKVSVSAFLEKLKEKTGKEVAISASSGNGWMEVKNRTQGERVATVQIGDQEFTGREVREALDLASSDFEWSLEGDAIIFRTKGYGHGVGMSQWGANLMAEEGKEAEEIIRHYYQGVEIDSVTEKEGE; encoded by the coding sequence ATGCACAAAGGCATTCTGTTATTTGTGTCGGTGTTGGTGGGGTTGATGATTATCCTTCCCGCAGCACTCGTCTCCATGGGCGGGGGAGCGGATGGGGGAAAAGGATCCGACCAACCAGGCCAGCCTTTGTTGTCGGAGGGACCGGACGTCAAGGTATACTTGACCGAGGAGAAAAAAGTGGTTGACGTTCCACTGGAAGCGTACATCCGGGGGGTGGTGGCGGCTGAGATGCCGGCCGAGTTCCACACGGAAGCGCTAAAGGCACAGGCATTGGCAGCGCGTACGTATATCGTGGACCGATTGGAACGGGGAAACTTTTCCGATATGAAAACATGGGGGGAAACGGCGGCTTCCGCTCATGTGTCGGACACGGTTCAACACCAGGTATACGAGACGGACGAGCAATTGCAAGAAAAGTGGAAGGAACAGTTTGAACCATTTTCAAAAAAGGTGGATGAGGCGGTCCGGTCCACCCAGGGCCAGGTGATCCTGTTTGAGGGGGAGCCGATCTATGCGGCATTTTTCTCAACCAGCAACGGTCATACGGAGAACGCGGAGGATTATTTTGAGAAAAGCTACCCCTATCTCAAAAGTGTGGACTCTTCATGGGACCTTCAGTCACCGAAGTTTGCGGATGAAAAAAAAGTTTCTGTCTCCGCTTTTCTAGAAAAGCTGAAAGAAAAGACAGGAAAGGAAGTGGCGATTTCCGCTTCTTCCGGAAACGGATGGATGGAAGTGAAGAATCGAACCCAGGGTGAGCGGGTGGCCACGGTCCAAATCGGGGATCAGGAGTTTACCGGCAGGGAAGTGAGGGAAGCATTGGATTTGGCGTCCTCTGATTTTGAGTGGTCCCTAGAGGGGGATGCGATCATTTTTCGTACCAAGGGGTATGGTCACGGTGTCGGCATGAGTCAATGGGGTGCCAATCTGATGGCGGAAGAAGGGAAAGAGGCGGAAGAGATTATCCGTCATTATTATCAGGGTGTCGAAATTGATTCGGTGACGGAAAAAGAGGGGGAGTGA
- a CDS encoding YwmB family TATA-box binding protein — MKKGMVWVLVVWIAGLLTASYTQPDPEESLLETWQAAEIQTERFMLHHGGRLDRSIPKEEIPRLAESLAQAWDLELSEPTVFADGTRWTAKNNWERNIQVQCIVINDRPQQSFSQPYISIQVTGGGHPDRQQLSDARNRIIHTLQQHQIQPRTHFSLQGRISSPTSTMDMSDRKRVIGSVLQRLGAHEVESMDTERTTSVSAYTPLFSGGLTTNGETMNVQVAAKKDDRGNGLILTVGTPIITIEY; from the coding sequence ATGAAAAAAGGGATGGTATGGGTTTTGGTTGTGTGGATTGCTGGGCTGTTGACCGCGTCCTACACTCAACCGGATCCGGAGGAGAGTCTGCTTGAAACTTGGCAAGCAGCCGAAATACAGACGGAACGATTTATGCTGCACCATGGAGGGCGGCTGGACCGCTCAATCCCTAAGGAAGAGATCCCTCGCTTAGCCGAAAGTTTGGCTCAAGCATGGGACCTGGAATTATCAGAACCGACGGTGTTTGCCGATGGAACCCGCTGGACAGCAAAAAATAATTGGGAACGAAACATTCAAGTCCAATGTATCGTTATCAACGATAGACCTCAACAATCCTTTTCACAACCTTATATCTCCATTCAGGTAACGGGTGGCGGGCACCCTGATCGACAACAGCTGTCGGATGCTCGAAACCGTATCATCCACACCCTTCAACAACATCAGATCCAACCTCGCACTCATTTTTCATTACAGGGGCGGATTTCATCCCCCACCTCAACCATGGACATGTCCGATCGAAAACGGGTGATCGGTTCCGTACTTCAACGCCTCGGAGCGCATGAAGTTGAGTCGATGGATACCGAACGCACCACCAGCGTGTCCGCGTACACCCCTCTTTTTTCCGGGGGATTGACCACCAATGGTGAAACCATGAACGTCCAAGTGGCGGCCAAAAAAGATGACCGCGGCAACGGGCTCATTCTCACCGTGGGAACCCCGATCATCACGATAGAATATTAG
- the wecB gene encoding non-hydrolyzing UDP-N-acetylglucosamine 2-epimerase, which yields MKVITLVGARPQFIKAAPVSRELRCHAYEILVHSGQHYDSVMSDVFFEELKIPSPDYHLGVGSKSHGSQTGEMLSQVERVLMDEKPDWVLVYGDTNTTLAGALAAAKLDIPVAHVEAGLRSFNRRMPEEINRVLTDHVSQLLFCPTDTAVRHLKREGIHEGVHQVGDVMVDALLHNRQLATERSIVLEKLDVEPKGYILVTWHRAENTDDPVRLTSIAAALNALDRPAVLPLHPRTRHRLEQAGLTLNNPKLQLLPPVGYLDMLQLEANASLILTDSGGVQKEAFLLRVPCVTMRDETEWMETVEQKANRLVGADDQAILQAVDEMKVDFDHVRPVFGDGRASRRIVEILANQT from the coding sequence ATGAAAGTGATTACCTTGGTGGGTGCACGTCCCCAATTTATCAAGGCGGCGCCAGTTTCAAGGGAACTCAGATGTCATGCTTACGAAATATTGGTTCATTCAGGTCAACATTATGACTCGGTCATGTCAGATGTATTTTTTGAGGAACTAAAGATTCCTTCGCCTGATTACCATTTGGGTGTGGGTTCCAAATCCCATGGATCGCAGACAGGAGAAATGTTGTCCCAGGTGGAAAGGGTACTGATGGACGAAAAGCCGGATTGGGTGTTGGTGTACGGGGATACAAATACCACTTTGGCGGGGGCGTTGGCCGCAGCTAAATTGGATATCCCTGTCGCTCATGTTGAGGCGGGTCTGCGCAGCTTCAACCGACGGATGCCGGAAGAGATCAACCGAGTGCTGACAGACCATGTTTCCCAATTGTTATTCTGCCCGACAGACACGGCTGTGCGGCATTTAAAGCGTGAGGGGATCCATGAGGGCGTTCACCAGGTGGGGGATGTGATGGTGGATGCTCTTCTTCATAACCGTCAGTTGGCAACAGAGCGCTCCATCGTCTTGGAGAAACTAGATGTGGAGCCAAAGGGATACATATTGGTAACCTGGCACCGGGCGGAAAACACCGATGATCCGGTTCGGCTGACTTCCATCGCTGCGGCACTGAACGCGTTGGACCGCCCCGCCGTGTTGCCTCTCCATCCACGAACTCGCCATCGGTTGGAGCAGGCGGGGCTGACTCTGAACAATCCGAAACTTCAATTGTTGCCACCTGTCGGCTATTTGGATATGTTGCAATTGGAAGCAAACGCCTCCCTTATTCTGACGGATTCCGGGGGGGTACAAAAAGAAGCGTTCCTCCTGCGGGTACCTTGTGTGACCATGCGGGATGAAACGGAATGGATGGAGACAGTGGAACAAAAAGCGAACCGACTGGTCGGTGCGGATGATCAAGCCATTCTGCAGGCGGTCGATGAAATGAAAGTTGATTTTGATCACGTCCGGCCCGTTTTTGGAGACGGACGGGCATCCCGGCGAATCGTGGAGATATTGGCGAATCAGACCTAA
- a CDS encoding M23 family metallopeptidase, which produces MKPEDNKPNKSVEKISSLKWKRLFSKKWFFPAVYLAAAALILSLVWWYQGAQDLNVTNPNTGLEKEWGQEPVPASQQAENMRLPFQEDAEAVETMGYYDEAGSEKSKQAALIKYANTYWPHSGINYARKDGKTFDVLATLDGKVVRVEEHPLNGQQVELDHGDGLMTVYQSLDQIQVKEGQTLSQGDVIGKAGRNKFEKEAGIHLHYEVRKDGEAVNPASYLND; this is translated from the coding sequence ATGAAACCTGAGGACAATAAACCGAACAAATCGGTTGAAAAAATCTCCAGTCTCAAATGGAAGCGTCTGTTTTCGAAAAAATGGTTTTTCCCCGCCGTCTATTTGGCAGCCGCAGCACTTATTCTCAGCCTGGTGTGGTGGTATCAGGGAGCCCAGGACCTCAATGTCACCAACCCCAACACGGGCTTGGAAAAAGAGTGGGGACAAGAGCCGGTACCTGCCAGCCAACAGGCGGAAAATATGCGCCTTCCTTTCCAGGAAGATGCCGAAGCGGTGGAAACCATGGGTTACTATGATGAAGCCGGTTCTGAAAAATCGAAACAAGCTGCGTTGATCAAATACGCCAATACTTATTGGCCCCATTCCGGCATCAACTATGCGCGCAAAGACGGAAAAACCTTTGATGTCCTGGCAACCCTGGACGGTAAAGTGGTTCGGGTGGAGGAACACCCCTTGAATGGACAGCAAGTGGAATTGGATCATGGTGATGGTCTGATGACCGTATACCAAAGCCTGGATCAGATTCAAGTGAAAGAGGGACAAACCCTTTCACAAGGTGATGTCATCGGCAAAGCCGGCCGCAATAAGTTTGAAAAAGAAGCCGGTATCCATTTGCACTATGAAGTCAGAAAAGATGGCGAAGCCGTCAACCCTGCTTCTTATCTGAATGACTAA
- a CDS encoding DUF2512 family protein, whose translation MWINFGCKAVWAFFVIALFHFGFSGVVITPFVPMAVAAVSVAVVGTWLDHLLLPQRSDMTAALIDCFAFALLLYGLQFLFSGYSLNNQAALAIGLVLASLEWMIHRQIHRQPRHQPSR comes from the coding sequence ATGTGGATCAACTTTGGTTGCAAAGCAGTATGGGCTTTTTTCGTCATCGCCTTGTTTCATTTCGGTTTTTCCGGTGTCGTCATTACCCCCTTTGTTCCCATGGCCGTCGCTGCCGTCTCGGTTGCCGTCGTAGGTACATGGTTGGATCATCTCCTTTTGCCGCAACGAAGTGACATGACGGCTGCCCTTATTGACTGTTTCGCTTTTGCTCTCCTTCTTTATGGACTCCAGTTTCTTTTTTCAGGCTACTCTCTCAACAATCAGGCCGCTCTGGCCATCGGTCTCGTCCTCGCTTCTCTCGAATGGATGATTCACCGGCAAATTCACCGTCAGCCCCGTCATCAACCTAGTCGTTAA